A window from Toxoplasma gondii ME49 chromosome IX, whole genome shotgun sequence encodes these proteins:
- a CDS encoding hypothetical protein (encoded by transcript TGME49_290310) produces MAAVAASVRLRSASLAEGVTSAAPSEENSLPAVAPRETLDLLAVLLMSPSPISVVEGLFASGADGTAADSATVSNVQKVLTTLTLQQASRAEELRNLIGLRYLSFLHSTASLQAMIEAASDLDRHASRVCAIFQDLCSREEDREGGEAEEQLSPERARLSPARRDRGDIHGGAPQDAASAGETCRRGGGSERRAHGESAPRSSRREEGEDGGTSSSRFSNAFRKREAEEGAVTDSFFLEATPLDSWIDEDGRPPRPSRSGLLPQQTTFDGDAWRRESRDSTCLSPASAPPTLASALGPRRQKGVEGRRTLDSGTRPQPLQRLLQGMQLQLGTTSRFWRFIREASFLRAFRLLCVDLPAQQRNLAETLDAIQRRVCSRQSHLHKTREGLSGMLESGERAGCWGTVSDLVGDCRAILNQAREDEALLLQMLYTYTLQSLAAPLLSSRTALQAFATLLLLPDNAADPSSPSSSVGVSTSCDVEDKTITSVPGAFWVSVSRLSSLIEVLFSCRNEALYRLRAFPSVSGVSPEPPEGSDRPLQRVRLCPVCRREEGRQSGEETQSGGRASLRPASLSTRPAPDSSGSSNNVEDDCEDMGKHASGDIPEKPGSCLACTLHKVLFAFESSVATAGLLFFSCDSSRAADGPPSSSLEISSPSSFAVIASARAALCAPSEDGADSASPAFLCERKETFSCMFPQKPPEVSVAEARLAAAEKELSALAQALSASSEAARGLSPECSTLSASLARTPCGETPKPGDAFRDPASSGSLASLLLSRFARFWARWRKESLLSVACVLEDGRKRGALQTCRDVQAVWAAVLRRLDATRAPFLSAPCSPPRVKAAGSTVDLEDDSKQGVSEIAQRRLMWGEQWKRYIQALLPSAASSFTPREASEETAAGACLRNSQSEEQGAAERNTRWDLVTAEAAELCRRLCEDLLRDQVERRLSWSPSDAATDLLSRPKGRRVSPHKETPSLRSSNGFGAAAGPLAETGVSEAAQARFTHWFRAFNAAFSDILNDAESISFPQGSSAVTEDSGRSEEPLSSDSVDATRHVLLCALLSRLDADLQTSILQALTSSSSSSSAFPLPSHPPSLASSVSSAFPFFLDASPLAPDRAAGWGEKGRSLELLLSPSESRTGGRGNGGEDEAEPLDHRAAPHFTARSSAFFPSTRLSLPSSGLPQLCFNSFANFLSRSLEERQPEDIEAEARSSVKENAARLRHLRKNAALAREVYTTMCAGSVAAFSLAALEILKPISAAFRQALGRAVLLEDAGLRTRSTGGVHTLGGAMRPSDIASESLLQEALRRRHPGGAGSHSKVERGESREAKKIEDPHASVDALASESCMLRCPREPSAATMQMVMRLNAEASKLLDCLGIHPLFSPSSCSSSSSIFLVVFKVVAGDVLADVVEDVLSAMSPDSLHSQHSASSPSCCAVSLSGVSQLLFDTYVMLSVFKPSPFPSVLLRLLELRQKARDAAKEGTHANEQPGDERGDERENEGQEGAFVSFFRGSAPAQNREDAEKLETLEMKKSRAVWSSILRGAVERQERLAAAAQKVEEFCLAVETPRRKLPQTPGDTRADAAANDREGDGQEAVGRIDVEEIRRNSTAFLSACSLLCDPLFTPGMEVSTANEHTLLFDPPPLQLLPPRERFQLLPVFSAVVPGTATESEEGVAAVSRSLSLDQPPGVCTPAAGLLEPPRESSDDGLSFKTVSKNLQTWLGRSGAVVAGALDGGNRSVSPVSDSVDKTGQRNLTESGERSVSSAASLPSPSTSLRWASFSQSSASQTPKSPSRGTDACALPDSEARSKNKETDTLEGTNPAGLGAAVHVDAFARHMGHMGSFFGRHMEQVQNRVSEVVRKGIARIDEVGTDDKGRNRDAETERPAHL; encoded by the exons ATGGCGGCGGTCGCCGCGTCGGTGCGTTTGCGTTCGGCTTCGCTAGCTGAGGGTGTGACGTCTGCAGCGCCTTCAGAGGAGAACTCGTTGCCCGCAGTTGCTCCGAGGGAGACTCTCGATTTGCTCGCTGTCCTGCTCATGTCGCCTTCGCCCATCTCCGTCGTGGAGGGACTCTTCGCGTCCGGCGCCGACGGAACTGCGGCGGATTCGGCGACAGTGAGCAATGTCCAGAAGGTTCTGACAACTTTGACGCTGCAGCAGGCGTCGAGGGCAGAAGAGCTGCGGAACTTGATAGGCCTCCGGtacctctcctttctgcacTCGACGGCCTCGCTGCAGGCCATGATCGAAGCTGCCAGCGACCTAGACAGACATGCGTCGCGCGTCTGCGCCATCTTCCAGGACCTCTGcagccgcgaagaagaccgagaaggtggagaggcggaggagcAGCTCTCGCCAGAGAGAGCTCGACTCTCGCCGGCTCggagagaccgaggagacaTCCATGGCGGTGCGCCACAGGATGCGGCCTCCGCCGGAGAGACGTGCAGGCGAGGAGGGGGGAGCGAGCGCAGAGCGCATGGAGAGAGTGCACCGAGAAGctccagaagagaagaaggagaagacggagggacctcttcttctcgcttctcaaACGCGTTTCGGAAacgagaagcggaagaaggagcCGTGACAGACTCATTTTTCCTCGAAGCGACACCCCTTGACAGTTGGATCGACGAAGACGGACGACCGCCTCGGCCTTCACGCTCGGGTCTGCTTCCACAGCAGACGACGTTTGACGGCGATGCCTGGAGGCGAGAATCTCGCGACTCGACCTGCctgtctcccgcgtctgCTCCTCCTACCCTCGCTTCCGCCCTAggtccgaggagacagaagggcgTCGAAGGGAGACGGACGCTTGATTCAGGGACGCGTCCGCAGCCTCTCCAGAGGCTCCTTCAGGGCATGCAATTGCAGCTGGGCACTACCTCGCGTTTCTGGCGGTTCATCCGCGAggcctctttcctccgcgccttccgcctcctctgtGTAGATCTGCCGGCGCAGCAGCGGAACCTGGCCGAGACACTCGACGCGATCCAGAGACGCGTTTGCAGTCGACAGTCTCATCTGCATAAAACGCGTGAAGGCCTGTCTGGGATGCTGGAGAGCGGCGAGCGCGCTGGGTGCTGGGGAACAGTCTCCGATTTGGTCGGAGACTGCCGGGCGATTCTGAACcaagcgcgagaagacgaggcgctCCTGCTCCAGATGCTGTATACGTATACCCTGCAGAGTCTGGCggcgccgctgctctcttcgcGCACCGCGCTCCAGGCCTTCGCGACGCTTCTGTTGCTTCCCGACAACGCGGCAGATCCGAGCAGcccttcgtcgtctgtcgGTGTCTCTACTTCGTGTGATGTGGAGGATAAAACAATAACTTCTGTGCCTGGAGCGTTTTGGGTGTCAgtctcgcgcctctcgtctctcatCGAGGTACTCTTTTCTTGCCGAAACGAGGCTCTGTACCGCCTCCGCGCCTTTCCCTCCGTCTCGGGGGTGTCACCAGAGCCGCCGGAAGGGAGCGACCGACCTCTGCAGCGAGTGCGGCTCTGTCCGGTGtgcagacgcgaagaggggagacaaagtggagaagagacgcaaagTGGAGGCCGAGCATCTCTGCGTCCTGCTTCGCTTTCAACAAGACCGGCTCCGGACAGCAGCGGGTCGTCAAACAACGTCGAGGACGACTGCGAGGACATGGGGAAACATGCCTCTGGAGATATACCCGAGAAGCCTGGATCTTGTCTTGCTTGCACGCTACACAAGGTCCTCTTTGCCTTCGAGTCTTCTGTCGCTACTGCTGgccttctgtttttctcttgcgaTTCCTCCCGCGCCGCAGACGgtcctccctcttcgtctcttgagatttcttccccttcttctttcgctgtcaTTGCTTCTGCGAGAGCTGCGCTGTGTGCGCCGAGCGAGGACGGCGCcgactctgcttctccggcttTTCTgtgcgagaggaaggaaacattTTCTTGCATGTTTCCCCAGAAGCCCCCCGAAGTGTCTGTGGCGGAGGCGCGCCTCGCcgcagcagaaaaagaacttTCGGCGCTGGCGCAAGCCTTAAGTGCAAGCAGCGAAGCTGCTCGGGGCCTGTCCCCAGAGTGCTCAactctctcggcttctctcgcgcggaCGCCctgcggagagacgccgaagcCTGGCGACGCGTTTCGCGATCCCGCGTCGTCCGGCTCTTTGGCTTCGTTGCTTTTGTCGCGCTTCGCCCGCTTCTGGGCTCGATGGCGAAAGgagtcgcttctctccgtcgcgtgCGTTCTCGAAGACggacgaaagcgaggagCGCTGCAGACCTGCCGCGACGTGCAGGCTGTGTGGGCCGCT GTTCTTCGACGGCTAGATGCGACTCGAGcgcctttcctgtctgcgCCCTGTTCTCCTCCGCGTGTGAAAGCTGCCGGAAGCACAGTCGACCTCGAGGACGACTCCAAGCAGGGTGTCTCTGAGATTGCGCAGCGGAGACTCATGTGGGGAGAGCAGTGGAAACGGTATATCCAAGCTCTGCTCCCTTCTGCCGCTTCGTCGTTTACGCCTCGCGAGGCGAGCGAGGAAACCGCCGCTGGCGCCTGCCTCCGTAACTCACAATCCGAGGAACAGGGCGCAGCGGAGAGAAATACGCGGTGGGATCTCGTGACAGCCGAAGCGGCTGAACTCTGTCGACGTCTCTGCGAAGACCTGCTCAGAGACCAAGTCGAACGTCGCCTCTCCTGGTCTCCTTCAG atgcAGCAACCGATCTTCTATCCCGTCCGAAGGGCCGGCGAGTGTCTCCGCACAAGGAGACACCCTCGCTGAGGAGCTCCAATGGCTTCGGCGCTGCGGCGGGTCCtctcgcggagacaggtgtctccgaAGCGGCGCAGGCGCGCTTCACCCACTGGTTTCGTGCTTTCAATGCTGCGTTTTCCGATATTCTCAATGACGCGGAGTCCATTTCCTTCCCCCAGGGGAGCTCTGCTGTGACTGAAGATTCCggacgaagcgaagaacCTCTCAGCAGCGACTCCGTTGACGCAACTCGCCATGTGCTTCTTTGCGCGCTCCTCTCACGTTTAGACGCTGATCTGCAAACCTCCATCTTGCAGGCcctcacttcttcttcctcttcttcctctgcgtttcctttgcCCTCCCATCCGCCTtcactcgcttcttctgtctcgtctgcattccccttcttcctAGACGCAAGTCCGCTCGCGCCGGATCGTGCAGCAGgctggggagagaaggggcgGAGCTTGGaacttcttctttcgccgtCTGAAAGCCGAACTGGAGgtcgaggaaacggaggcgaagatgAAGCGGAACCTCTCGACCACAGGGCTGCTCCGCATTTCACCGCTCGCTCTTCAgcgttctttccttccactCGATTGTCGCTGCCGTCGAGCGGCCTTCCGCAGTTGTGTTTCAACAGTTTCGCGAATTTTCTGTCGCGATCCTTGGAGGAGAGGCAGCCGGAAGACATCGAGGCGGAAGCGCGTTCTTCTGTGAAGGAAAATGCTGCTCGATTGAGACATTTGAGGAAGAACGCAGCTCTCGCTCGTGAGGTGTACACGACGATGTGCGCCGGCTCTGTGGCTGCTTTCTCGCTTGCGGCTCTGGAAATCCTAAAGCCGATTTCTGCAGCTTTTAGACAAGCTCTGGGACGCGCGGTGCTGCTCGAGGACGCGGGCCTCCGTACGCGCTCAACTGGGGGGGTACATACACTTGGGGGCGCCATGCGGCCGAGCGACATCGCCTCggagtctcttctccaggaGGCGTTGCGGCGGCGCCACCCGGGCGGAGCTGGAAGCCACtcgaaggtggagagaggagaaagtagagaagcgaagaaaataG AAGATCCGCATGCAAGCGTGGATGCCCTTGCTTCAGAGAGCTGCATGCTGCGTTGCCCGAGAGAACCCAGCGCCGCGACCATGCAAATGGTGATGCGCTTGAACGCCGAGGCCAGCAAACTGCTGGACTGCCTAGG aATCCacccgctcttctctccgtcttcttgctcttcctcttcctccatcttcctcgtcgtcttcaaAGTCGTCGCTGGAGACGTTCTTGCCGATGTCGTCGAAGACGTTCTTTCGGCGATGTCACCAGACAGCCTCCACTCTCAACACTCCgcatcttctccttcctgctgcgctgtttctctctcgggtgtctcgcagcttctcttcgacACTTACGTGATGCTCTCTGTGTTCAAGccctctccgtttccctcggttcttcttcggcttcttgagctgcgacagaaggcgagagacgcagcgaaggAAGGGACGCACGCGAACGAGCAGccgggagacgagagaggagacgagagagaaaacgagggacaAGAAGGggcgtttgtctccttcttcagaggCAGCGCTCCCGcacagaacagagaagacgccgagaagttggagactctcgaaatgAAGAAATCGAGGGCGGTGTGGTCGTCGATTCTTCGCGGTGCGGtcgagagacaagaacgcCTGGCAGCGGCGGCACAGAAAGTTGAAGAGTTTTGTTTGGCTGTGGAGACACCGCGCAGAAAGCTCCCGCAAACTCCCGGAGACACCCGCGCCGATGCAGCGGCGAACGACCGTGAAGGCGACGGGCAAGAAGCCGTGGGGAGAATCGACGTGGAAGAAATCAG GCGAAACAGCACAGCCTTCCTCTCGGCCTGCAGTCTCCTCTGCGACCCCCTTTTCACTCCAGGGATGGAAGTCTCGACGGCAAATGAACACACTCTGTTGTTTGACCCACCGCCgcttcagcttctccctCCCAGAGAACGCTTCCAGTTacttcctgtcttctctgccgttGTGCCAG gcACTGCGACTGAGAGCGAAGAGGGTGTGGCTGCAGTGTCTCGGTCCCTGTCGCTCGACCAGCCgccaggtgtatgtacaccagCTGCTGGCTTGTTGGAGCCTCCCCGCGAGTCTTCAGATGATG GTCTCTCGTTCAAGACAGTCTCTAAGAATCTCCAGACATGGCTTGGGCGTTCAGGGGCCGTTGTCGCAGGAGCTCTGGACGGCGGGAACCGaagtgtctctcctgtcaGTGACTCTGTCGACAAGACTGGACAACGGAACCTTaccgagagcggagagaggagcgtgTCGAGCGCGGCCAGCCTTCCATCTCCCTCCACTTCCCTACGATGGGCTTCCTTTTCACAGAGCTCCGCCTCGCAGACACCGAAGAGTCCCAGTCGCGGCACGGACGCATGCGCACTGCCAGACAGCGAGGCCCGGAGCaaaaacaaggaaacagacactTTGGAAGGCACAAACCCAGCCGGTTTAGGAGCCGCTGTCCACGTCGACGCTTTCGCGCGGCACATGGGGCACATGGGTTCTTTTTTTGGGCGGCACATGGAACAGGTTCAGAATCGCGTTTCTGAAGTTGTCCGAAAAGGCATCGCGAGAATCGACGAAGTCGGAACTGACGACAAGGGAAGAAatcgagacgcagaaaccgAGAGACCCGCGCATCTGTAG